AAATTGCCGATGTGTTGGTGAAGCCGGGCACTCCGGTCGAAGCGGGCGAGCTGGTGGTGCAAATGGAATAGCGGCTGAATTTTGCCTTCAAGTTGCGGCAAGCGGTGCAATCGGCCATGTCTTCTCCCACGATCGGCGCCGCGGAAAAAGATTCTCGACCCGGGCTTATTATTCTGTTGGTGGCGTTGGGATTGATTATCGCCGCGCTCCGCCTGGCAGCCGCGCGTGGAGAATTGTGGTTTGACGAAGTGTGGACGATCCAAGGCGTGCAGGCCGCCGTGCACTCGCCAACGGACATCGTGCTCCGCGTCAAGCACGATAACAATCATTTTCTGAATTCGCTGGTCGTGTATTGGATTGGCCCGGACGGGACTGCCTGGATGTACCGCTTGCCGGCGGTAATTTTCGGAACGTTGACGGTGCTGCTGGCGGTTTTAATTGCCCGGCGACACGGTTGGGCCGCCATGTTGGCCGGGGTGATTTTAACCGGCTGCTCCTACCTGTTGGTGAATTACTCGTCCGAAGCGCGTGGCTACGCCTACGAAATGTTTTTCGCACTGGCAGCCTTCGGCAGTTTGTGCGCGGCCGAGGCGTCGGCCAACGTGAATTGGGAGATTTTATTTAGTGCGAGCTGCATTTTGGGTTTTTTGGCCCACCCGCTGTTTTTAACCGTGTACTTGTCGGCCCAGGTGTACACGTGGATTCCATTCGGCCACCGGCAGCAGGAGGGGAAGCGGCTGCCATCGGTGGCCGCAATCATCTGCCGCACGATCATTCCCGGCCTGTTTTTTGGCTGGCTGTATTGGATCAATCTGAGCCAATTGACCATTGGCAGTGGCGAATCGCCGCCAGTTCTGAGCGTGATTGTTCAAACGCTGTCGCTGGCCGTGGGGGGACCGTTCGATCCGCCCGGCTCCTACGCAGCGGCTGCGGTTACTCTGCTTTCACGGTGGCGGCGCTAGTCAGTGTGTTTCGGCAATCGGTGCAACGGGCAACATTTTACCTGTGTGTCATTTTCGTATTCCCGATTTTGATATTAGCGGTGGCCCCACGGGAAGATATATATCCGCGTTACTTTTTGAACAGTGTGCTGTTTACGTTGCTCTTGTGGTCTGACATCTTGGGCTCGATTTGGCGCCGCGGAAAGTTTGGCCGCGTGTTCACAATCGTGGCGCTTTTGGCGTTCATGGTTGCTAATAGCCGGCATATTGCCGATCTCATTATCCTCCAGCGCAACCATTACCTGCCCATACTGCAAACGATTGAAGAGCAAACGAAGGGAGCGCGGGCCATCGTGCTGGTCGATAACCCTTCGCGACAAGATGCAATGCTGGATTTTTATGCACGCCAACTCTCAATGACCAGGCCGATTGAAACCTATCCGCCATCGTCTGAAACGAGCTTCGCAGCCGAGTGGTATCTCGTCCATAGTTTAGATTCGCATTTTGAACCTCCAGAAACAATCACTGCGCCTGGCGGAGTTGCGTTCCACTTAGTAGAGCACGATCCGTTCGCCGGACTCTCCGGCTGGGATTTGAGCTTGTACCACCGAGAGCCTTAGCAGGCAACTTTGCGCAGCGATTTTTGTAACTGCCGCTGCCGCAAAGCAACGAATGACGCCGCGGTAGCCAAAACCAACAGCACGAACGAACTGGGCTCGGGCACCAAGGCCACGATGTTGCCGTTGGAGAATAGGGCGTACAACTCACCGTTGGAATCTTGGCCGTAGCCATACAAGTTGGAGGTTGGTACGGTGCTGCCCAAATAATTGAATTCGCTAATAGCGCCCGTGGTTGTGTCCATGTAGAACATGCGGCCGGTGGCACCAGACGTTCCCCCCAAATCGCCAAAGACATATTTTCCCTGGAGTGCTGGAATCAGGGAGCCGTGATACACGAAACCGCCGATAATGGCCTCGCCGTCGCCGTGGGTGTACTCGCCGACGGGGGCAATCGAAGTGAAACCACCAGGCGTGGTGCGCCCCGAACCGTTGGAGCCGCTGTTATCGCGGGTTCCTTCACGAAACGGCCAGCCATAATTGCCACCGCCGGTCACGGTGTCGATTTCTTCCCGATTGCTTTGTCCGACATCGCCGACCCACAGCGCGCCGGTGGCGGAATCGAAGCTAAAGCGATAAGGATTGCGAAAGCCGTAAGCATAGATTTCCTTCAAGTTGCCTCCCGCGCCGGAGGCAAACGGATTGGTTGACGGAATGCCGTATTGACCATTAGCGCTGTTGGTACCGTTAGGATCAATCCGCAATATTTTTCCGAAGGGAACCGTCGTATCTTGGCCGTTGCCAATGGTGTTGTTGTGGCCATCGGTCGCGGAGGTAACGCTGACATTGAAATCGTTGCCGCCGCCATCGCCCAAGCCAATGTATAAATTTCCGTCGGGACCGAATTTCAATGATCCGCCTTGATGGTTATCTTCCGGATGATTGATGCGCAGCAATATCCGCGAAGTGGCATTCGCAAAATCTGGAGTTGTCGTAGAAACGGTCCATTCGCGAATCAAAATTTGGTTGTTGGGCGTGGTCGTACCGTTGGGCAGAAGTTCCGGTGAGCTGAAGCCCGCGGTCGCGGGATTGGCCGAACTGAACGGCTCAGTATCGAAAGTGTAGAACTTGCCGTTGGTCGTGAAACTGGGACTAAACGCCAAGCCCGAGAATCCACCCTCGCCACCGGTGTATACCGAAATTCCGTCCGCCGGCAAATTTAAAAACGGCATCGCTGAATTTAACGCGCCGCCCTTCAAAATATCGACATCGCCGTTGCGGGTGGTGACAAATAGCCGGCCCGTGCCATCGTTGGCGGAAACCAGATCTTGCGGCGCGCCTTGGGCAGACGGAACGGTTGCCACGAGATTCAATTTGATAGAAATTGATCCTTTGACAACCGGGCTGGTCAACGCCAAAGCAGTTGTGGCGGTCGCTGCCAACAGTAGGACGGCGGCGCAGCCGAAGAATGCTCCACGCATTGCTCTGTTCTCCCGTAAACTGCCCCAAGAATATGGACAGTGCACGCCCGCGTGCAATCATTGTGCCGATTTCAGCATTGGATGCAAGCAGCGACCAATAATTTTATATCGAAAAATTATCCGAGGACTCGACCCATGGCCGGATCGCTGAAGCCCCATTGGCCCGTTTCGACTCGCCCGGCGAAGCGGCGATGGTAGCCGCCGACTTTTGCAACGCGCACTTCAAAATCGTACCAGTGATGGCTGTTCTGCGTGTCGATCACGATTGCTGACTTGCCGCCAGCCGGCACGGTGTGCGTACGATCACTGGCTTTGTACGAACGATCGAGAATTTGGATTTCGAATTCGCGCTGCTTGTCGTGATTGACAACCTGCAATTCAATGTTGCCGCTGAGTGTTTGATCGCTGGAACTCGCGGTGGAATATTCCGGGAGGATTTCCAAAGCGGGATCTTCAGCGCTGCCCATAAATTCGCGGAAGAAACCGTTGGGGCCGTAAACTTGCAGATGATAGTTGCCGCCCTCGAAGTCGCGCAGCAGCCACACATCTTCCAAGGTGTCGCCGGCTGAAACCGCATAATTGCGGATACTCATTTCGTTGTGGTGCGTTCGAGCATACACGATAAAGGGGCATCCTACGGCGCGTTCGCCCAGGCGCTCCTTTTTCACTGCAAATTGAATTCGAAAGGCGGTTGCGTCGGAATTCAGCGAACCGTTGACGCGCAAATCATAAGGCAAAGGGCAGGAGGGGCGAATTCCAGTCTCTTGATGATGCATTAGCGGCGAACCAGGAGGATCTTTGCGAATTTGGTCGATTTCCGCCTCGCTGAGCGTGTGATACCCCGCAGGCAGCGGCTTAAACTGCGCCTGATAAATGTGCTCGACAAATGGATCGCGGGCGAAGTAGGCGGGATTGCTCTCGCCCTCCTTCGGGGAGGGTTGGAAGGCGGAAGTTAAATCGCCGCATACCGTGCGCCGCCAAGAGCTAATGTTCGTTTCCACAACGCTCTGCCCAATTTTGTGCGTGAGGAATTTTTCCAGGAACATCAGCACCGAAGTGTTGTCGAACAGTTGGGAACAAACGCAACCGCCGCGGTTCCAGGGGGAAGCAATGACCATGGGCACGCGGTAGCCCAAGCCGATGGGGCTTTCGCGCGCCGGCCCGCGCACTTTTCCTTGCAGTTTTTCGTCGGCCGCCAGTTGCACGTAATCCAAACTGGTGTCGACCCCCTTGGAAGCAAAACCGGTTTCGGGTTTAAGCGGATTGGGGCAAACAAACGGCGGCTGATGATCGTAATAGCCGTCATTTTCGTCGTACGTCAAAATGAAAACGGTTTTCTTCCAGACTTCGGGGTTGTCGGTAAGAATTTTCAGCGATTCGGAAATGTACCAGGCTCCGTACCAGGCCGACTCCGGATGGTCGGAAAGCCGCTCCGGCGCCACCAGCCAGGTAACCGTCGGCAATTTTCCGTTGGCGACATCTTCGCGGAATTGATGCAGCACATCTCCTTTGGGCACTTGAACGTGGCGATGGGCGCCATCGGCGCTGTACGTTAACTCGCTAAGCTGCCGATAGGCAGGATCGCCGGAGTTGGTGGTAAACGCCTTTTCATACAAACTTTTGGCGCGAGGCGGGAGTTTGTCGAACTCTTCCTCGTCCCAATGAGCGCGCTCCAACTCCACTTGCTTGAGTTCTTTCGTCAAATCTTCCAGCTCTTTTTTGAGCCGCGTTGTTTCCGCCGCCGAGATCTTTTCGTCAGACAATTGCTGCTTCAGCGCCGCAATTTTTCTCGGCAGTTCGGGCTGTATCTTGAGAAAGTATGCCCGATGCCGTGGGTTGGCCCGCACGTGATATTGCTGAAAGTATTCCATCACATTGCAGCCAAAGCTGCCTAGCCACGGTTCTTCTTCTTTAGTCAAACCGGTCGGCACGGTTAGCTCGTTTTGGTAAATTCGCCACGAAATGCCCAAATCTTCCAGACGTTCAGGGAACGTTTTCCAGCCGACCAAAAGTTCATCCATGATTTGTTCATTGCGCACGCACGCCGCGGACTCCGGCGTTTGCTGCTGACGGACGGAGCCCGTCCAGTAATACAGCCGGTTGGGCAGCGTGGGCGTAATCGATGAGCAAAAATGCTGATCGCACACCGTAAAGGCATCGGCGAGCGAGTAGTAAAAGGGAATATCTTGCCGATTGTAGTAGCCCAAGGTGAGCGGAATGTCGGCATATTCCTTGTGGCCGGAGCGCTTGGCTTCCAGCCACTTGTCGTACTGGCCGTGATTGCGGGCATCGACCTGGCTGGCCCAATTGTGCGGCAAGAAGCCCATCCACGTGGCTTTGGTATCGTTGATGTTCAACCGGAAGGGAACGTAGCTTTTTCCGGCTGCGCTCGTTTGCACCCAAACGGGATTGTTGTTAGCGAGCGTAATGGCGCGCGGATCGTTATAGCCGCGCACGCCTTGAAGTGTTCCAAAACAATGGTCGAACGAGCGGTTCTCCTGCATCAAAAGGACAATGTGTTCGGCGTCCAAAAAAGTGCTGCCTGGCTCAGGATCAATGGCCAGTGCCTTGCGAATGGGGCCGTCGAGCGCGCCCCACAGCGCCATCGAACCGGAGAATAATGCGGCGTTTTTCAAAAACTCGCGTCGAGTTTGCATGGCGATTTTGTCCCGATTTGCTAAACGAGCGGTTTTGGTTTGTTCATCTTAATCGGCAAGGCGTGGTTTAGGCAAAATCGTGGCGAATTTCCTTCGGACCGAACGGCCACGTTTTTTCAATGCGCGCCCAAGTCAGAAAGGCAATGACGCCTAGCAACAACCACGCCAACGACAACGGGCCGGGGGCCAATAAAACGGCCTGCCAATACTCGGCCCCATGCAGTTTCTCCACCGATTGGGGATCGAGCAGCATGGGCCAGCCGGCGGCCACATAAATGTAAATCCATCCGACCAGCGCGATGATACTCGGCAGCGGATAGCAAAACATTCGATATGGCCGCTTTAGTTCTGGTTGCCGATAGCGCAACACACTGAGCGCCGCAATTTGTGCAATGCCCTGCACTAACACGGTAACGGCCGTGAGCATGTTAATGACCGCATCGAGCTTAAACAATGAGCCGAGGGCCGTAATCAATCCCATCACCAAAATTGCCACATGTGGAATGTTCAGCCGCGGATGCAGCCGGCCAAACACTGGCAAAAATAGTTTATCGCGCGCGGCATTAAACGGCACGCGCGATCCACCCAAGAGGCCGGTAAATATCGAAGCGAGTGCCGTCACCACGATCAGCCCGGTTAATATCTTGGCCGCCAACTTCCCCCAATTCTGCTCGATCACGATGGAAGCAAAGAAATCGGAGTTTTTAATCTGATCCACCGGCAAAGCGCCCAAAATTCCGATGTTCATTACCAAGTAAATAACCATCATGCCCAGGATCGAGTAAGTAATCGACCGCGGAATCACTCGCCCCGGGTCGCGCAATTCGGATCCCATATAGGCCGTGGTGTTGTAGCCCAAATAGTCGTAAACAGATAACACCAGCGCTGCCCCCAGCCCCAAAAAAAATGCACGATCCATTCGAAAAGCCCCTGGCGGAAAATGAAAAGCCTGGCGCACATCGAAGTGGCTGAACGAAGCGGCCATGACCCCCGCGATGGACACAAACATTACTATCCATAA
This region of Pirellulales bacterium genomic DNA includes:
- a CDS encoding phospholipase C, phosphocholine-specific; this translates as MQTRREFLKNAALFSGSMALWGALDGPIRKALAIDPEPGSTFLDAEHIVLLMQENRSFDHCFGTLQGVRGYNDPRAITLANNNPVWVQTSAAGKSYVPFRLNINDTKATWMGFLPHNWASQVDARNHGQYDKWLEAKRSGHKEYADIPLTLGYYNRQDIPFYYSLADAFTVCDQHFCSSITPTLPNRLYYWTGSVRQQQTPESAACVRNEQIMDELLVGWKTFPERLEDLGISWRIYQNELTVPTGLTKEEEPWLGSFGCNVMEYFQQYHVRANPRHRAYFLKIQPELPRKIAALKQQLSDEKISAAETTRLKKELEDLTKELKQVELERAHWDEEEFDKLPPRAKSLYEKAFTTNSGDPAYRQLSELTYSADGAHRHVQVPKGDVLHQFREDVANGKLPTVTWLVAPERLSDHPESAWYGAWYISESLKILTDNPEVWKKTVFILTYDENDGYYDHQPPFVCPNPLKPETGFASKGVDTSLDYVQLAADEKLQGKVRGPARESPIGLGYRVPMVIASPWNRGGCVCSQLFDNTSVLMFLEKFLTHKIGQSVVETNISSWRRTVCGDLTSAFQPSPKEGESNPAYFARDPFVEHIYQAQFKPLPAGYHTLSEAEIDQIRKDPPGSPLMHHQETGIRPSCPLPYDLRVNGSLNSDATAFRIQFAVKKERLGERAVGCPFIVYARTHHNEMSIRNYAVSAGDTLEDVWLLRDFEGGNYHLQVYGPNGFFREFMGSAEDPALEILPEYSTASSSDQTLSGNIELQVVNHDKQREFEIQILDRSYKASDRTHTVPAGGKSAIVIDTQNSHHWYDFEVRVAKVGGYHRRFAGRVETGQWGFSDPAMGRVLG
- a CDS encoding APC family permease; translated protein: MPASASDSSDARQPHFQRTLGLWPAVAVNMTQMCGIGPFITIPLVVAAMGGAQAILAWVLGAVIVLADGLVWAELGAAMPGAGGTYLYLREAFQYRTGRLMPFLFIWTAILAIPLIMSTGVIGLLKYIAYYGPVLVHSNAIANADVDSSWSLIALTPTGIVAAFGIVLIVVIALYRKNSSVEKLAIALWIVMFVSIAGVMAASFSHFDVRQAFHFPPGAFRMDRAFFLGLGAALVLSVYDYLGYNTTAYMGSELRDPGRVIPRSITYSILGMMVIYLVMNIGILGALPVDQIKNSDFFASIVIEQNWGKLAAKILTGLIVVTALASIFTGLLGGSRVPFNAARDKLFLPVFGRLHPRLNIPHVAILVMGLITALGSLFKLDAVINMLTAVTVLVQGIAQIAALSVLRYRQPELKRPYRMFCYPLPSIIALVGWIYIYVAAGWPMLLDPQSVEKLHGAEYWQAVLLAPGPLSLAWLLLGVIAFLTWARIEKTWPFGPKEIRHDFA
- a CDS encoding PQQ-dependent sugar dehydrogenase, with amino-acid sequence MRGAFFGCAAVLLLAATATTALALTSPVVKGSISIKLNLVATVPSAQGAPQDLVSANDGTGRLFVTTRNGDVDILKGGALNSAMPFLNLPADGISVYTGGEGGFSGLAFSPSFTTNGKFYTFDTEPFSSANPATAGFSSPELLPNGTTTPNNQILIREWTVSTTTPDFANATSRILLRINHPEDNHQGGSLKFGPDGNLYIGLGDGGGNDFNVSVTSATDGHNNTIGNGQDTTVPFGKILRIDPNGTNSANGQYGIPSTNPFASGAGGNLKEIYAYGFRNPYRFSFDSATGALWVGDVGQSNREEIDTVTGGGNYGWPFREGTRDNSGSNGSGRTTPGGFTSIAPVGEYTHGDGEAIIGGFVYHGSLIPALQGKYVFGDLGGTSGATGRMFYMDTTTGAISEFNYLGSTVPTSNLYGYGQDSNGELYALFSNGNIVALVPEPSSFVLLVLATAASFVALRQRQLQKSLRKVAC